GTCAAGTTCCTCCTGGGTGTCAAAATCGCCCAAGCTGTTGTAATCGTCCCCCAGGATGTCCAAGAGTGCCACAAAGGCATCGTCGGTCGGGGCAAAAACGGTAAATGGCCCGTCACCGCTGAGCGTTCCGGCCAGTCCAGCTGCTATCACTGCGCCCTCCAAGAGGGAAAGGTCATCGGTCTCGACCACGATCTCCACGAGGTTCCTCATCTGCATTTGCATGACAAAATCGATGGCTGCCTGTGGCAAAAGCACCTTATCAATGGTGTGTGCTACCCCATTGGAAGCCAGGATATCGGTATCCTTGATATTGGCATCGGTGTCCGAGGCATCACCGATGACAAAGGTGTGTCCGGAGGCAATGACCTCCAGGGAATTGCCCATAAGGGCAGTGGGCACGGTACCAGGATGCAGGTCAGCCTCCAATACCTGCTGTGGCAGCACGTGGTAGAGAAGGATATCTGTGAGGAGGTTCAGTTTCTCCTGTGTGTCAAAATCGGCCAAGCTGTTGTAATCGTCCCCCAGGATGTCCAAAAGTGCCACAAAGGCGTCGTTGGTGGGTGCGAAAACGGTGAATGGCCCGTCACCGCTGAGCGTTCCGGCCAGTCCAGCTGCTATCACCGCGCCCTCCAAGAGGGAAAGGTCATCGGTCTCGACCACGATCTCCACGAGGTTCCTCATCTGCATTTGCATGACAAAATCAATGGCTGCCTGTGGCAAAAGCACCTTATCAATGGTGTGCGCTACCCCGTTGGAAGCGAGGATATCGGTATCCTTGATATTGGCATCGGTGTCCGAGGCATCACCGATGACAAAGGTGTGTCCGGAGGCAATGATCTCCAGGGAATTGTCCATAAGGGCAGTGGGCACGGTACCGGGATTAAGGTCGGCCTCCAGTACCTGCTGCGGCAGCACGTGATAGAGGAGGATATCGGTAAGGAGGTCAAGTTCCTCCTGTGTGTCAAAATCGGCCAAGCTGTTGTAATCGTCCCCCAGGATGTCCAAGAGTGCCACAAAGGCATCGTCGGTCGGGGCAAAAACGGTAAATGGCCCGTCACCACTGAGCGTTCCGGCCAGTCCAGCTGCTATCACCGCGCCCTCCAAGAGGGAAAGGTTATCGGTCTCGACCACGATCTCCACGAGGTTCCTCATCTGCATTTGCATGACAAAATCAATGGCTGCCTGTGGCAAAAGCACCTTATCAATGATGTGTGCTACCCCGTTGGAAGCGAGGATATCGGTATCCGTGATATTGGCATCGGTGTCCGAGGCATCACCGATGACAAAGGTGTGTCCGGCGGCAATGATCTCCAGGGAATTGTCCATAAGGGCAGTGGGCACGGCACCGGGACTAAGGTCGGCCTCCAGTACCTGCTGCGGCAGCACATGGTAGAGGAGGATTTCGGTAAGGAGGTCAAGTTCCTCCTGGGTGTCAAAATCGGCCAAGCTGTTGTAATCGTCCCCCAGGATGTCCAAAAGTGCCACAAAGGCATCGTCGGTCGGGGCAAAAACGGTAAATGGCCCGTCACCACTGAGCGTCTCGGCCAGTCCTGCCGTTATCACAGCTTCTTCCAAAAGGGATAGGGATTCTGTACCCACCACAATTTCCACAAGGTTCATGGACATTCCTCCACTTATGGCATCCAAAACGGCCTGTGGCAAAAGCACTTTATCAATGATGTGAGCTACTCCGTTGGAAGCGGTGAAATCCGTAGCGGTGATGTTGGCATCCACATCAGTATCATCCCCAATAACGAAGGTGTCATTTGAAGCAATTATATCCAGGCTGTTGTCCGCTAGTGCAGTGGGGACTCCACCTTCCTTCAAATTCGCCTTTAAAATAGTTTCATTGGGAACAACATGATACAATAAAATATTGGTAAGTAGGGCAATTTCTTCTATGGTATCGAAATCGTCCAAGCTATTATAGTCATCCCCGAGCGCATCCAAAAGAGCTGCGAAGGCATTATCATCTGGTGCGAAAACGGTAAATGGTCCTTCACCGCTCAATGTCTCGACCAAATCGGCTTTAATAACGGCTTCCTCCAAAAGGGATAGTGATTCGGCACCCACCACAATGTCCACAAGCGTGTCTCCATTTAACATCTCTATGACCGTTAGGGGCAACAAAACCTTATCAATTATATGGACAACACCATTGCTGGTAAAATTATCCGGGCTAACAACTTCTGCATCCACATCGGTAGCATCCTGTATAAATACTCCTCCATCCAGGGAAACCGTAAGATTTTCTCCCAATAGCGTAGGGAGTTCCTGCTCATTGGATAAATTTTCAGAATCCAATTCTTGACCGGCTATTACATGATATTGAAGTATCAAGGCCAATAAATCCCGCTCTTCTTCGGTATCAAAATCGTCCAAGGAATCAAAACCATCCAAATCCGCAAACAAATTGTTAAAAGCATCATTGGTGGGTGCGAAAACAGTAAAAGGACCTTCTCCACCTAAGGCATTCACTAAATTGGAAGCTTCATTTTCATCTGCTTTGGTCAGGGCGGCAACCAAACTCCCCAATACCTCGGTATCAGCGGCAGTTTCCACAATATTGCTTTTGGGAGCATCATTTTCCATTGTTTTTGCTCCATCGTCCTCTTCATCACAGGAAAACGTGAGTAGTGTAATCAGGAACAGCAAAAAATAATTTTTCATTTTCGTGGGGTGTCTCATAGGTAATCGTTTTAGTTGTTATGTTTAATCATTTGTTTTATTTCATAGACAAAATACCCGAATGCTATTATTCGGCTTTTATTGAATTTTCCTCGATAAAACTGTAATTCCTAAAATTTTTTATAAAAAATTAAGGAAAACGTGAATGTTTTATAAAACATAGAAAAGATTGAACAAAAATAAAAAGGTTGCTTTTGTTTTATATTTTTTTGGAAAAGTTTAACAAAACTGCATTATTGTTTTATCTGGAAATGGATTTTTCCTGTCATGTTTTGAGGGGAGATCTCCCACAAGTGCACCGTTTTGTCCCGCGTCTACCGTAGTGGGAATTCCTGAAGGACAGTCTTAATTCGTATTTTTGCACTGCAGATAAAAAGGATGATGAAAAAAGTAGTTATTGGCCTTTCCGGAGGTGTGGATTCCAGTGTTGCCGCTTATTTGTTGAAGGAACAGGGGTATGACGTCATCGGTCTTTTTATGAAAAATTGGCACGACGATTCGGTAACCATATCCGATGAGTGCCCATGGTTGGAGGATAGTAATGATGCCCTTATTGTAGCTGAAAAATTGGGCATTCCATTCCAAACGGTGGATTTAAGCGAGGTGTACAAAGAGCGGATTGTTGATTATATGTTCAACGAGTATGAAAGGGGGAGGACCCCTAATCCAGATGTGCTCTGTAATCGCGAAATCAAGTTTGATGTATTTCTGAAGATTGCCCTGGATCTTGGAGCCGATTATGTGGCAACGGGCCATTATTGCCGTAGGAAATCCTTTTTTCAAGAAGATGGAAAAGAGATATTTCGGCTTTTATCGGGAGTTGACCAAAATAAGGACCAATCCTACTTTTTGTGCCAGCTTTCCCAGGAACAACTGTCCAAAACCTTGTTTCCAATTGGTGAGTTGACCAAACCGGAGGTAAGAAGGATAGCTGCTGAACACAACTTGATAACTGCAGATAAAAAAGATTCTCAAGGTCTCTGTTTTATAGGAAAAGTAAGACTTCCGGAATTTCTTCAACAAAAGCTCAAACCTAAGGAAGGGATGATCATTGAAGTGCCCAAGGATTCCGTTCATTTTAAAAATGGCCTAGGTCACTTTGCCAATAAGGCGGAAGAGTTGGCCCATTTTTCGGAAAAGCCCAAGTACACCCTCGAAGACGGGGAAGTGGTGGGACAACATCCAGGGGCGCATTATTTTACCATAGGCCAACGTAAAGGTTTGGACGTGGGCGGTACCAAGGAACCCCTTTTTGTTTTGGATACGGATGTAGAGACGAATACCATATACACCGGTCAGGGAAAGAACCATCCAGGACTTTATAGAAGGACCCTGTTTGTTAAGGATGCAGAATTACATTGGGTACGGCAAGATTTGACCTTGTCCCTTGATGAAACCATGGAGGTCAATGCCAGAATCAGATATAGACAGCCATTACAAAAAGCCACGTTATACAGGGTGGAAGGTGGTCTTTATGTAGATTTTATGGAAAAGCAATCAGCCATAACCGAAGGACAATTTGTAGCTTGGTACCAAGGTGAGGAATTGTTGGGTTCAGGGGTAATATCATAAGGTTTTGGAGAATAGGATCACAAAGCTTCTTGGAATCCAATATCCCATTGTACAAGCCGGGATGGTTTGGGCAAGTGGCTGGCGTTTGGCTTCGGCAGTTTCCAATGCAGGGGGATTGGGACTGTTAGGTGCAGGCAGTATGTACCCAAGTGTTCTCCGTGAACATATCCAAAAGTGTAAAAAAGCCACTGACAAACCCTTTGGGGTAAATGTCCCCATGTTGTATCCGGATTTGAAGGAAATCATGGATATTATTATCGAGGGTGGAGTAAAAATTGTTTTTACCTCGGCTGGCAATCCAAAGACTTGGACTCCTGTTTTAAAAGCACATGGAATAACGGTTGTGCATGTGGTCAGCAGTGTAAAGTTTGCCCTAAAGGCACAAGAAGCTGGTGTGGATGCCGTTGTGGCAGAAGGTTTTGAGGCCGGAGGACATAATGGACGGGACGAGACAACCTCTTTTGTGTTGATTCCAGCCGTAAAGGAGCAAATCCATATTCCAATGATTGCTGCGGGAGGTATCGCCAATGGAAAACAAATGTTGGCGGCAATGGTCTTGGGCGCTGATGGAGTACAGGTGGGAAGTCGATTTGTCGCCACTTTGGAAGCTTCTTCACATCAGGCATTCAAGGAAGTTGTCGTTGGTGCCAAAGAAGGGGATACCCAACTCACCTTAAAGGAATTGGCTCCCGTACGTCTTATAAAGAACCAATTTTATCTTCAGGTGCAACAGGCATATGAAGAAGGGGCATCAATAGAAGAGCTCAAGCAATTATTGGGGAGGGGGCGCGCCAAAAAGGGTATGTTTGAGGGCGATTTGGAAAATGGAGAACTCGAGATAGGACAAGTTTCCGCCTTAATTCATGATATAAAGCCGGCTGCTGCAATAATTAAGGATTTGGTTACGGACTTTGAATCGGCCAAAAGGACCATAAGCCATATTGGATTGTAAATCTGCTAAACCTGCATTTCATCGAATAAATACCCGTCATGAGGATCCTTGGTTATCTTTACCGGGCAATGAAGAAAGTGTTTGTAAGTCTACTGTTTATGGCCGTTCTACATGGTGTGAATGCACAAGTGGAAAGGGACAAGGTATTACATTTTGTTGGAGGCAACCTGTTTGGCCTTGCTGGGGCAGGAATAGCCAAACAAATCTCCGATGGGAACCGTTGGTGGACTTTTGCAGGTGCTATTGGTGGGAGTACACTTATAGGACTGGGAAAAGAGGCGGTTGATGCAGGTCAACGCGAAAATGGTTGGGACAATGATGATCTGTTGGCAACCATTTTGGGAGGGGTCACCGTTGGCGTTACCATAGATATTTTTACGGACCATAAAAAGGGTAAGCGAAAAAAGAATACGGCGGTCGCTCTCTTTAAGGATACCAAGGCTTTTGACCAAATGCACCGTTTGGAGCAACTCCTACAGGAAGAAAGGGAACCTACGCTTCTGGCCTTATCGCTTCCTGCAGAGGTTTTGGGTTTGGAGCAATTACAGTAATCCCCTTGCCTTGATCTCCAAGTACTTGTTAATGGTATTGATGGTCAAATTCCCAGGCTTTGTCAATATGGTTTGAATACCATACTTATGGAGTTCTTTTTGCATTAATCGCTTTTCCAAAATAAATTTTTCCGCAATGGTCTTATGGTAAATGCTTTGTATATCCTCTGCATTGACCGTGACCAGTTTTTCCAATTCGGTGTTCTCAAAAAATATGACGACCAAAACATGTTGTTTTGCCAATGCCAGGAGATAGGGCAATTGTCTTTTTAGGGCAGAAATATGCTCAAAATTGGTGTAGAGCAACAATAGGCTCCTATGGTTGAGTTTTCTTTTGACATGGGCATATAGATGGCCAAAATCGGAATCGCTAAAGTCTGTTCCGATATTGTACAAGGTTTCCAGTATGAAATTTAAATGGGTGATCTTCTGTGCAGCGGGTACAAAGTTTTCTACCTTTTTGGAGAAGGTCAACATCCCGGTTTTGTCATTTCTTTTAAGGGCTACATTGGAAAATGCCAAAGTGGAGTTAATGGCATAATCCAGTAATTTAAGTCCGTTGAATGGCATTTTCATGACCCTTCCCGAGTCGATAATGGAATAAATGGGCTGCGATCTTTCGTCTTGGTATTGATTGACCATCAACTGGCTCTTTTTGGCGGATGCTTTCCAATTGATGGTTCTAAAATCATCGCCCACAACGTATTCCTTTATCTGTTCAAATTCCTGGGTATGGCCTATCCTACGGATTTTTTTTAATCCGAGTTCGGTAAGACGGTTGCCAATGGCCAAAAAATCATATTGTTGCATCTGGATGATACTGGGATACACCGGGGCCATCCTATCCTTTTCAAAAGTAAACCTCCTTTTGGCAATACCTAGTGGGGAAGAGACATAAACATTTAGATGGCCAAAGACATACGCACCACGCTCCACGGGACGGACGGTATATTGATACTGATTTTTAACATCCTTTTTCGTAAAAGTTCGATGTAGGAAATCACGTTTCTGAAATTGTTCGGGTAGCTCGTCTATGAGTTCCACTCCAACGGTAAAGGGATATTTGACGGAGAAATGGATTTCTATGGTATTGTAATCGCTATTGGAAAGCTTTTTGGGAACTTCACGCCTGGCCGTTACAGCATCCTTTGTACGATACAGGAGGTAGCTGTCCACAAAAAAAAGTGCAAGGAGGACAAAAGTCCCTATCCAACAAATGGGGTATAAAAAATGAAACCAATAGGAAAGCACAAAACCGGCGACCAGTAAAGCGATATACCTAAAAAAGCGGTTGTGTATATAAAACGATCTAAGGAATTGCATTAGCGGGGTATTTCTACCGATTCTACGATCATTCCAATAACGTTCTCCGTGGTCATCCCTTCCATTTCTCGTTCTGGGGTCAGAATAATTCTATGGTTTAGAATTGGTGGCAAGGCCTTTTTAACATCTTCGGGTATCACAAAATCCCGTCCATTAATGGCCGCAAACGCTTTGGCAACATGCATTGCCGCAATGGATGCCCTTGGCGATGCACCTAAGTACAAATGGGGATGATTGCGTGTTCTTGAGATGATTTCCGCTATATATCGAATTATTTTTTCCTCCACCAGGACATGGTGTACCTTGTTTTTATAGTCCTCTAATTTTTTAGGTAGGAGTATCGGTTTTACCAATTCAGTAGGTTCTGTCGATTTTCGCTCATGATGGGTTTGAATTATTTCCACTTCTTCCTCCACAGAAGGATAATCTACCTTTATCTTAAAAAGAAAACGGTCCAGTTGTGCTTCAGGTAGGGAATAGGTGCCTTCCTGTTCAATGGGATTTTGTGTGGCCAGGACCATGAATGGATTGGCCATTTTATAGGTGGTGCCATCAACGGTAGCTTGCCTTTCCTCCATCGTTTCAAAAAGTGCGGCCTGCGTTTTGGCGGGAGCTCGGTTGATTTCATCAATTAAAATGATATTGGAAAATATAGGTCCTTTTTTGAATTCAAAATCCGATTCTTTTACATTGAACACCGAAGTGCCCAGAATATCACTCGGCATTAAGTCCGGAGTGAACTGAATACGATTGAAACCGGTTTTCAGGGTTTTGGCAAAAAGCTTTGCAGTAATGGTCTTGGCGATACCAGGAACGCCTTCTATCAAAACGTGGCCGTCTACCAACAGGGAAACAATGAGCAATTCCATAAAATTCTGTTGCCCAATAATTACTTTTCCCAACTCTCCCTTTATTAGATTCACCGATTCGTTGAGTTCCGCAAGCGGAATACGGCTATCAAAATTCAAATCATTGTTTTCCATCTGCTTTGGCTTTAAAATCGTGTATGTTACGTTCTAACTTTTCTAATTGTTGATTGGTTACTTTACTTGTCTTTTGGATATCATGGAATTTGCTGAACAAAGCTTTTACCTCTTCTTTGGAATGATTGCTTCGCAGGGCCAGGCTATGATGGAATTGGGAATCTATCTTTTCCGTGACCAAGTGAAAACGGGTCCGGACATAATCCAGGAAGTACTGAATTTTGTGGTTGGCGATTTCATTCTGCCTATTGTTTTCAAAATACATATTCGCAATGGTCCTGGTAAAGGCCAAGGTTTGGTTTTTCAGGGGCTCCACTACTTTTATGGCCCTTTGTTTCCGCTTTCCTTCAAACACAATGTACAGCAACGAACCAATAAGGGCCAAATAATAGGCCCACTTTAGCTCTTTAGTGTTCAAAAAGAGGTACATGGGTGAGGTATAAAAAGTCTTTCCTGCTTTATGGTGATTGTCCACATATACCGGCTTGGAAGAATCTATGTAGGCCATCAAACCGGCAGTATAGCTACGGTTTTCATCTTTAAGCATAAAATAATTGGTGAACGCCTCGGGAAAAGTGGATAATGTTATCTTTCCTTTGCCAAATGCTTGCTGTACCACGCTTATCCCTCTTTTTTCGGTTTTGGTACTGTCATTTTTTACAAGCACCTCAGCCAGTACCACACTATTTATGGTATCCAACTCACTGAAAATGGAAGTGTAATAATCCCTATCAAAGGGGATATCATTTGCCCTTGCCCTTTCATTTACAAGAAGGTGTTTAAATACCGGGGTAACCGTATTCATATCATAGATACTGGAAGTATGCAGGTTCAAGGTGTCCAGCAATTCCTTTTCAAAGGATTCCGATGCCATAAAGAGATGGTTGCCTTCCCTGGCCCAGGACAATAATTCCGATAAATCCGTTTTGCCAAATTCAATACGCTCATTTACGAAAATATAAGTGCCGGTCAAGGTATCGCCTCGGGAAAGAAATTCAAAAGGTGTTCTATAGACCTGTTGCGCCTGTGGAAAGACCAGGGGTAAAAGATCATTGTAGACCTTGGTCCCATAGGGGATGGTATGGGTACTTACATAAGAAGGAAACCAATTGATCTGTTTGGGTTTGTTGTATTCAAACACCAGAAGCAAGACAAGTGCCAGGACACCAATACCAATATATGACCTTCCCGTTTTAAGCATTGGCGGTTATGGATTGTTTTAGTTGGTCAAAGCGGTCCTTGGCCCTATGATACCCCTGTGCGTCTATTTGAAATTCCCCGTACCAAATATGATCGTAGAGTAAAGTTACCCTTTTGAAAAGCGGTGCCAATTTAGAATTGGAAAGCTCCCCAATGTAATCATTGTTGGTCTTTTGCAATTCCCAATGGATCAATTCCTTTTCCGTTAACATTTTTAGTAGGGACAGATAGTAGTATCTAATGGCCAAACGATAGTTGTGTTCTTCAAGTGCTTTTTGTATCATGGCCTGAATATCTGCCGTTTTTATGATTTGTTCTTCCTCTGAAAGGATAACCGTATTTTCATTGGCTTTGGAAAACAGGATGTTTTTGGTATTGGCCTTTATGAAAAATCGGATGATGAGAAACAACAAAAATCCAAGAAGTAGATAGGGGAGGTATTTAAGAAATGCGGTAATATAGTTTGGGGCGGATTCTACACCAAACAACCATTCAAAAAACCGCCTTAAAATGTTATAAAACCAGTTTTTAATGGCTTCCCACCAGGAATTATCCTTTTTTTCCATTTCATAATTGTACTTTTCATCCTTTTTGAACGGCTCCAAATCTGCTTCCGAAATCTCTATGATTGTCAAATTTTGATCATCATACCTAACTTCGGTGGTATCTTTTTGGGCCAGGCTTATAACCGGAACTGAAAGTAGGATGGCAACAAGAAGATTTTTAAACATGGACTATTCTTCTTTTTTTCCCAAATTTTGAATGCGTTCAAAAGTTCCCGTAAAGTTTTTCTTCTCATTCAGGTCAAAAAAGATGAGTGCCGCCGCCACTAAGGACACGGTCTGTAGAATGAATTGGACCGCATAGGCCAATATGTTCAATAGAATATATATAGGGTCGATAACGCCTCCCATGCTCTCGGCATCCATTTCACCAGAGAAGACCCCCATTTTGATCCATAAGTAAATTACTGCCGGAATTTGAAATATATAACCTATTATGCCTATAAGAATTCCCAGGACCAAAAGGGTTGCAAAGGTTATCCACCAGTTATCCTTGATCAGGGTAAATCCGTATTGGAAGGAATCGCCCACCCCTTTGCCCATAAAGACCAGGATGCTAAAGGACAACATTAGAGGGGGGTAGAGATAAATACCGGGAATAATACAAAGGAACAAACCGGCCGT
The sequence above is a segment of the Muricauda sp. SCSIO 64092 genome. Coding sequences within it:
- a CDS encoding fasciclin domain-containing protein — encoded protein: MRHPTKMKNYFLLFLITLLTFSCDEEDDGAKTMENDAPKSNIVETAADTEVLGSLVAALTKADENEASNLVNALGGEGPFTVFAPTNDAFNNLFADLDGFDSLDDFDTEEERDLLALILQYHVIAGQELDSENLSNEQELPTLLGENLTVSLDGGVFIQDATDVDAEVVSPDNFTSNGVVHIIDKVLLPLTVIEMLNGDTLVDIVVGAESLSLLEEAVIKADLVETLSGEGPFTVFAPDDNAFAALLDALGDDYNSLDDFDTIEEIALLTNILLYHVVPNETILKANLKEGGVPTALADNSLDIIASNDTFVIGDDTDVDANITATDFTASNGVAHIIDKVLLPQAVLDAISGGMSMNLVEIVVGTESLSLLEEAVITAGLAETLSGDGPFTVFAPTDDAFVALLDILGDDYNSLADFDTQEELDLLTEILLYHVLPQQVLEADLSPGAVPTALMDNSLEIIAAGHTFVIGDASDTDANITDTDILASNGVAHIIDKVLLPQAAIDFVMQMQMRNLVEIVVETDNLSLLEGAVIAAGLAGTLSGDGPFTVFAPTDDAFVALLDILGDDYNSLADFDTQEELDLLTDILLYHVLPQQVLEADLNPGTVPTALMDNSLEIIASGHTFVIGDASDTDANIKDTDILASNGVAHTIDKVLLPQAAIDFVMQMQMRNLVEIVVETDDLSLLEGAVIAAGLAGTLSGDGPFTVFAPTNDAFVALLDILGDDYNSLADFDTQEKLNLLTDILLYHVLPQQVLEADLHPGTVPTALMGNSLEVIASGHTFVIGDASDTDANIKDTDILASNGVAHTIDKVLLPQAAIDFVMQMQMRNLVEIVVETDDLSLLEGAVIAAGLAGTLSGDGPFTVFAPTDDAFVALLDILGDDYNSLGDFDTQEELDLLTNILLYHVLPQQVLEADLSPGAVPTALMGNSLEVIASGHTFVIGDASDTDANITDTDILASNGVAHTIDKVLLPQAAIDFVASLQEDTIVELAQSVGDLSLLVDALIQADAGLVEALQGNGPFTVFAPNNHAFQELFHLLGPDYHGISDFDTPEEKELLATVLSYHVLSGSAIASGEFDGHQQFKTEQGENISVDERFNGRILIFDKTHDRARVVTADNEASNGIVHIIDKVLLPQEVLDALH
- the mnmA gene encoding tRNA 2-thiouridine(34) synthase MnmA, which produces MKKVVIGLSGGVDSSVAAYLLKEQGYDVIGLFMKNWHDDSVTISDECPWLEDSNDALIVAEKLGIPFQTVDLSEVYKERIVDYMFNEYERGRTPNPDVLCNREIKFDVFLKIALDLGADYVATGHYCRRKSFFQEDGKEIFRLLSGVDQNKDQSYFLCQLSQEQLSKTLFPIGELTKPEVRRIAAEHNLITADKKDSQGLCFIGKVRLPEFLQQKLKPKEGMIIEVPKDSVHFKNGLGHFANKAEELAHFSEKPKYTLEDGEVVGQHPGAHYFTIGQRKGLDVGGTKEPLFVLDTDVETNTIYTGQGKNHPGLYRRTLFVKDAELHWVRQDLTLSLDETMEVNARIRYRQPLQKATLYRVEGGLYVDFMEKQSAITEGQFVAWYQGEELLGSGVIS
- a CDS encoding NAD(P)H-dependent flavin oxidoreductase, with translation MENRITKLLGIQYPIVQAGMVWASGWRLASAVSNAGGLGLLGAGSMYPSVLREHIQKCKKATDKPFGVNVPMLYPDLKEIMDIIIEGGVKIVFTSAGNPKTWTPVLKAHGITVVHVVSSVKFALKAQEAGVDAVVAEGFEAGGHNGRDETTSFVLIPAVKEQIHIPMIAAGGIANGKQMLAAMVLGADGVQVGSRFVATLEASSHQAFKEVVVGAKEGDTQLTLKELAPVRLIKNQFYLQVQQAYEEGASIEELKQLLGRGRAKKGMFEGDLENGELEIGQVSALIHDIKPAAAIIKDLVTDFESAKRTISHIGL
- a CDS encoding DUF58 domain-containing protein, whose translation is MQFLRSFYIHNRFFRYIALLVAGFVLSYWFHFLYPICWIGTFVLLALFFVDSYLLYRTKDAVTARREVPKKLSNSDYNTIEIHFSVKYPFTVGVELIDELPEQFQKRDFLHRTFTKKDVKNQYQYTVRPVERGAYVFGHLNVYVSSPLGIAKRRFTFEKDRMAPVYPSIIQMQQYDFLAIGNRLTELGLKKIRRIGHTQEFEQIKEYVVGDDFRTINWKASAKKSQLMVNQYQDERSQPIYSIIDSGRVMKMPFNGLKLLDYAINSTLAFSNVALKRNDKTGMLTFSKKVENFVPAAQKITHLNFILETLYNIGTDFSDSDFGHLYAHVKRKLNHRSLLLLYTNFEHISALKRQLPYLLALAKQHVLVVIFFENTELEKLVTVNAEDIQSIYHKTIAEKFILEKRLMQKELHKYGIQTILTKPGNLTINTINKYLEIKARGLL
- a CDS encoding AAA family ATPase, with translation MENNDLNFDSRIPLAELNESVNLIKGELGKVIIGQQNFMELLIVSLLVDGHVLIEGVPGIAKTITAKLFAKTLKTGFNRIQFTPDLMPSDILGTSVFNVKESDFEFKKGPIFSNIILIDEINRAPAKTQAALFETMEERQATVDGTTYKMANPFMVLATQNPIEQEGTYSLPEAQLDRFLFKIKVDYPSVEEEVEIIQTHHERKSTEPTELVKPILLPKKLEDYKNKVHHVLVEEKIIRYIAEIISRTRNHPHLYLGASPRASIAAMHVAKAFAAINGRDFVIPEDVKKALPPILNHRIILTPEREMEGMTTENVIGMIVESVEIPR
- a CDS encoding DUF4350 domain-containing protein; its protein translation is MLKTGRSYIGIGVLALVLLLVFEYNKPKQINWFPSYVSTHTIPYGTKVYNDLLPLVFPQAQQVYRTPFEFLSRGDTLTGTYIFVNERIEFGKTDLSELLSWAREGNHLFMASESFEKELLDTLNLHTSSIYDMNTVTPVFKHLLVNERARANDIPFDRDYYTSIFSELDTINSVVLAEVLVKNDSTKTEKRGISVVQQAFGKGKITLSTFPEAFTNYFMLKDENRSYTAGLMAYIDSSKPVYVDNHHKAGKTFYTSPMYLFLNTKELKWAYYLALIGSLLYIVFEGKRKQRAIKVVEPLKNQTLAFTRTIANMYFENNRQNEIANHKIQYFLDYVRTRFHLVTEKIDSQFHHSLALRSNHSKEEVKALFSKFHDIQKTSKVTNQQLEKLERNIHDFKAKADGKQ
- a CDS encoding DUF4129 domain-containing protein, with the protein product MFKNLLVAILLSVPVISLAQKDTTEVRYDDQNLTIIEISEADLEPFKKDEKYNYEMEKKDNSWWEAIKNWFYNILRRFFEWLFGVESAPNYITAFLKYLPYLLLGFLLFLIIRFFIKANTKNILFSKANENTVILSEEEQIIKTADIQAMIQKALEEHNYRLAIRYYYLSLLKMLTEKELIHWELQKTNNDYIGELSNSKLAPLFKRVTLLYDHIWYGEFQIDAQGYHRAKDRFDQLKQSITANA